In Ailuropoda melanoleuca isolate Jingjing chromosome X, ASM200744v2, whole genome shotgun sequence, a single genomic region encodes these proteins:
- the LOC100478191 gene encoding SNRPN upstream reading frame protein-like: MEWARDHLYLRWTTDYHIPELEIQVKCSRAVSLINQECHLYLIQSHQQQAPVVDFLVELRQAFLTERPRGGQSSIGTLR; encoded by the coding sequence ATGGAGTGGGCCAGGGACCACTTATACCTGAGATGGACTACAGACTACCACATACCAGAGTTGGAAATCCAAGTCAAATGTAGTAGGGCAGTCTCACTGATCAACCAAGAGTGTCACCTGTACTTGATACAATCTCATCAACAGCAAGCACCTGTGGTGGATTTCCTGGTAGAACTGAGACAGGCATTCTTAACTGAGAGGCCAAGAGGTGGGCAAAGCAGTATTGGAACATTAAGGTAG